The following proteins are encoded in a genomic region of Corticium candelabrum chromosome 11, ooCorCand1.1, whole genome shotgun sequence:
- the LOC134186952 gene encoding uncharacterized protein LOC134186952: protein MQNLGAMPRISKKSRIFWSSLFVFLLALRWVNLPADWGLYNVLVMFSASLVFFLNYNYNCNKILFHVVSGIMCTVLIFDAISLHKTCWESVQKTAHQLSEDTKFSDRAMLDALIVNNLITDMQHRKKISNMKANWTDLNTHWLLTEVLPLSGNQGFTKFCCLLHAKSNISQIERNLCDKCSVSFLKCETSDSTKFYVDSSCWPLFDSRQSSLDTDHVNVAGMPVLLKNMNEQEAKWDPVVFTVSLVCINNKITATMTILTNEEIHFHEDVFYKNMAVHLDVAAFEIKVVLSNKNNTWMLLRLTTRAGLKLLSTFSTEKLKSEFEQAIATKAWSSKSTTNFTIQVTISDLRPYTVYIDKGDTARFDEGKTCWKSVQKTAHQLSEDSRFSDIAMLDALVANNLIIDMQHSK, encoded by the exons ATTTCTAAAAAATCACGGATCTTCTGGTCTAGTTTGTTCGTGTTTCTGTTGGCATTACGATGGGTAAACCTTCCAGCTGACTGGGGACTCTATAACGTTTTGGTAATGTTTTCTGCTTCACTCGTGTTCTTTTTGAATTACAACTACAATTGTAACAAAATTCTCTTCCATGTTGTTTCCGGAATCATGTGCACTGTTTTAATTT TTGATGCAATATCTCTGCACAAAACTTGTTGGGAATCTGTTCAGAAAACAGCACATCAACTTTCAGAAGACACAAAGTTTTCAGACAGAGCGATGCTCGACGCCCTCATAGTTAACAATCTCATTACTGATATGCAACATAGAAAGAAAATAAGTAATATGAAAGCAAATTGGACAGACTTGAATACTCACTGGTTGTTGACCGAAGTACTTCCGTTGAGTGGCAATCAAGGTTTTACtaagttttgttgtttactacATGCAAAGTCTAACATTTCTCAAATTGAAAGAAACCTCTGTGATAAATGCAGCGTTTCATTTTTGAAATGCGAAACAAGCGACTCGACCAAGTTTTACGTCGACTCATCTTGTTGGCCTCTATTTGATAGTCGTCAAAGCTCTCTAGACACTGATCACGTCAACGTTGCTGGCATGCCCGTTCTTTTGAAAAATATGAATGAACAAGAAGCGAAGTGGGATCCTGTGGTGTTTACAGTGTCACTTGTTTGCATCAATAACAAAATTACTGCAACAATGAcaatattaactaatgaagAAATCCACTTTCACGAAGATGTTTTCTACAAAAACATGGCTGTTCATCTAGACGTCGCAGCATTTGAAATAAAAGTAGTTTTGTCTAACAAGAACAATACTTGGATGTTGCTACGTTTGACTACTCGAGCTGGATTAAAACTTTTATCTACATTTAGTACGGAAAAGTTGAAAAGTGAATTTGAACAAGCAATTGCAACAAAAGCATGGAGTTCTAAATCAACGACAAACTTTACTATACAAGTGACAATAAGTGATTTGAGGCCGTATACAGTTTACATAGACAAAGGGGACACTGCTCGCTTCGACGAAG GTAAAACTTGTTGGAAATCTGTTCAGAAAACAGCACATCAACTTTCTGAAGACAGTCGGTTTTCAGACATAGCGATGCTCGATGCACTCGTTGCTAACAATCTCATTATTGACATGCAACATAGCAAATGA
- the LOC134187331 gene encoding uncharacterized protein LOC134187331 codes for MLDAFIANNLIMDMQHSKKINDIKEKWTNLNAYWLLTEALPSSGYLGFTKFCCLLHAKNRISQIERNLCNECAISFSKCQTSDSIKFYVDSSCKPILKSALPQSSIYTDHVDVAGVPVLVKDMNEQEMKWDPVVFTESLVCINNKITATLTIDNEEIRFREDVFYRDIVDHLNIAASEVKIALTNKNNTWMLLRLSTRAGLKLLSTFRLEKLKSKFEQAVATKAWSSKSTTNFTIQVTISDLRPYTMYVEKGDAARFDEGKTCWKSVQKTAHQLSEDSRFSDIALLDALIANNLIIDMQHSKKIDDIKEKWTNLNTYWLLTEALPLSGYLGFTKFCCLLHTEFGISQIERNLCNKCNVSFPKCQTNRSMKFYVDSSCNAFLKTAQASTNHVDVAGMPVTVVLRDTSDKETEWDPVVFTETLVCVHNKIIATLTIDNKEIHFHENDFYKNLVVQLNVAVSEINIVLSNKNNTWMLLRLSTRAGLKLLSIFSSEKLKSEFEQAIAKAWSSKSETKFTIQVTISDLTPYTLYLNKGDAARFDEGKTCWKAVQEAQLSKNIHFSVDNMMLDAIVANDLIVDIQHLKIIGDIKQHSTDLSTVTHWLLTEALPLSGYLGFTKFCCLLRAKSSLSDIQINLCNECKVSLSKCQTSDSVIFKVDSSCKAFLETLQSSIHTDRVEVAGMPVILKDINKKNKWDPVVSTKSIVCINNGITATLTISTTESHFYWQIFMQNIIAHLNVEASEVNMPLSAKTDTWMILQLSTRAGLNLLSTLRSATLKQKFNQAITKAWSSKSESARKVFIETRISDLSLTTTDLIVPGQMPVPREPSESPIGMWLFGFSCGIIPLCLICCCLKGSRGQNAIGW; via the exons ATGCTCGATGCATTCATTGCTAACAATCTCATTATGGACATGCAACATAGCAAGAAAATAAATGACATTAaagaaaaatggacaaacttgAATGCCTACTGGTTGTTGACAGAAGCACTACCATCGAGTGGCTATTTAGGATTCAcaaagttctgttgtttactaCATGCAAAGAATAGAATTTCTCAGATTGAAAGAAACCTTTGCAATGAATGCGCCATTTCTTTTTCGAAATGTCAAACGAGTGACTCAATCAAGTTTTATGTCGACTCATCTTGCAAACCTATTCTTAAAAGTGCTCTGCCTCAAAGCTCTATATACACAGATCACGTCGATGTTGCTGGCGTGCCGGTTCTTGTGAAAGATATGAATGAACAGGAAATGAAGTGGGATCCTGTGGTGTTTACAGAGTCACTTGTTTGcataaataacaaaattacTGCGACACTGACAATAGATAATGAAGAAATCCGCTTTCGCGAAGATGTTTTCTACAGAGACATTGTTGATCACCTGAACATCGCAGCGTCTGAAGTAAAAATAGCTTTGACTAACAAGAACAATACTTGGATGTTGCTACGTTTGTCTACTCGAGCTGGATTAAAACTTTTATCTACATTTCGTTTGGAAAAGTTGAAAAGTAAATTTGAACAAGCAGTGGCAACAAAAGCATGGAGCTCTAAATCAACGACGAACTTTACCATACAAGTGACGATAAGTGATTTGAGGCCGTATACAATGTACGTAGAGAAAGGGGATGCTGCTCGCTTCGACGAAG GTAAAACTTGTTGGAAATCTGTTCAGAAAACAGCACATCAACTTTCTGAAGACAGTCGGTTTTCAGACATAGCGCTGCTCGATGCACTCATTGCTAACAATCTCATTATTGACATGCAACATAGCAAGAAAATAGATGACATCAaagaaaaatggacaaacttgAATACCTACTGGTTGTTGACAGAAGCACTACCGTTGAGTGGCTATTTAGGATTCAcaaagttctgttgtttactaCACACAGAGTTTGGCATTTCTCAGATTGAAAGAAACCTTTGTAACAAATGCAACGTTTCCTTTCCGAAATGTCAAACAAACCGCTCAATGAAGTTTTACGTCGACTCATCTTGTAACGCATTTCTTAAAACTGCTCAAGCATCTACTAATCATGTCGACGTAGCCGGCATGCCGGTTACGGTTGTTTTGAGAGATACAAGTGATAAAGAAACGGAGTGGGATCCGGTGGTATTTACAGAAACACTTGTATGCGTCCACAACAAAATTATTGCAACATTGACAATAGATAATAAAGAAATCCACTTTCATGAGAATGATTTCTACAAAAATTTGGTTGTTCAGCTGAACGTCGCAGTGTCTGAAATAAACATAGTTTTGTCTAACAAGAACAATACTTGGATGTTGCTACGTTTGTCTACTCGAGCTGGATTAAAACTTTTATCTATATTTAGTTCGGAAAAGTTGAAAAGTGAATTTGAACAAGCAATTGCAAAAGCATGGAGCTCTAAATCAGAGACAAAGTTTACCATACAAGTGACGATAAGTGATTTGACGCCGTATACACTTTACTTAAACAAAGGGGATGCTGCTCGCTTCGACGAAG GTAAAACTTGTTGGAAAGCTGTTCAGGAAGCACAACTTTCCAAAAACATTCACTTTTCGGTCGACAACATGATGCTCGACGCAATCGTTGCTAACGATCTCATTGTCGACATTCAACACCTAAAGATAATCGGTGATATTAAACAACATTCGACAGACTTGAGCACAGTTACGCACTGGTTGTTGACAGAAGCACTGCCGTTAAGTGGCTATCTGGGATTCAcaaagttctgttgtttactaCGTGCAAAGTCTAGCCTTTCTGACATTCAAATAAACCTCTGTAATGAATGCAAAGTTTCTCTTTCGAAGTGTCAAACAAGCGACTCAGTTATTTTTAAAGTCGACTCATCTTGTAAAGCGTTCTTGGAAACTCTTCAAAGTTCTATACATACTGATCGCGTTGAAGTTGCTGGCATGCCAGTTATTTTGAaagatataaataaaaaaaacaaGTGGGATCCAGTAGTATCTACAAAGTCAATTGTCTGTATCAACAACGGAATTACTGCAACACTGACAATATCTACAACAGAAAGCCACTTTTACTGGCAAATATTTATGCAAAACATAATTGCTCATCTGAACGTCGAAGCAAGTGAAGTAAACATGCCATTGTCTGCAAAGACCGATACCTGGATGATTCTACAACTGTCTACTCGAGCTGGATTGAATCTTTTATCTACACTTAGGTCGGCAACATTAAAACAGAAATTTAACCAAGCCATTACAAAGGCATGGAGCTCAAAATCAGAATCAGCAAGAAAAGTCTTTATAGAAACGAGGATCAGTGATTTGTCGTTGACTACAACTGACCTCATTGTTCCTGGACAAATGCCAGTACCTAGAG AACCAAGCGAGTCGCCTATTG GTATGTGGCTGTTTGGCTTCTCTTGTGGTATAATTCCTTTATGCTTGATATGCTGTTGCTTGAAAGGAAGCAGGGGACAGAATGCAATTGGGTGGTAA
- the LOC134186981 gene encoding uncharacterized protein LOC134186981 codes for MKWTFVLVLVSSLAFLSFASAQLVINELNADNPGIDTAEFLELYDGGRGNTDLSSYQVVLFNGNLPNDTSYDVIDLQGKTTNQQGYFLIGSAAVSPPVDLVDSNNFLQNGADAVALYNTTINKLVKGNPPTQVGLVDAIVYSRSTSVDVGLVNLLTPGQSQLHEDDDHLVGNEDESLSRCQCCQTLTSSVFRLSPISPGAENNCSTVSPMTATSVSPISPTAQMQANYTVCRSDIIINEINADTSGGGDVTEFIELYDGGKGNVGLDGHTLVLFNGNGDKSYFTVSLTGYKTDKNGYFLLGASSFNPDIVLNRDTVQNGPDGVALYLDSPIRFPSGTLPTTHRIVDAVVYGTRDAPDTALINALLQSNYQVNEDFAHHSGEESISRCGSQAQVHPESFVLTHPTPKQPNDCTGSPTPRSPFPVVTQVCQPFDRQTVLNTSAGIFISEVITDQETSGDMEFVELYDGGRGNVSLQDYVLYVVDGNSSQITCIKLSNYQTSASGFFVIGTSAVKPTPSIVLDVLDIDSGAVALYADQKYCRLYLSVQNLVDAVVFGSGPKIDTFLGILVPGYNAIKYSPLTGCSISRTENDIPLDLFSFTLQSSTPGQLNARPLSPSGVCGGPSYPFVLINEVNADDPETDDVEFLELYDGGVGNTSLDGLIVVFFNGNDDNDGSYLTIDLKGKQTSSKGFFIIGMPLVTPKPDLVIDNSFLQNGVDAIGIYYAQASRFVYKTAPTRIGLVDAIVYSARTFPDYDLVNALLPNQTQVYENPFYIYNGDETISRCQCCQTNNASVYRIGRPTPGAENDCSLLSPPVPTVRPNFAACQFDILLNEINADTPGSDDAEFIELYDGGRGNIALDGLVLVLFNGNYGDRSYMTIPLTGYTTDSDGYLLLGATQYNPEIVVPANTVQNGPDGIALYIDSPNAFPQDTVATSRNIVDGVVYGTNDNTDYSLIVELLPTIHQVNEDWNHHPGEESISRCLSLKQLHPRSFQLSRPTPRQANNCTGRPTPPTPAQVTLSNCTRANRQSLIQSSYGIVISEVRTATAGIMGYIELYDGGKGGIQLDGTAVYVFNADSMQVTQCWLLTSDDVTNPSGRYVLNVSTTEVTAGAVAIYGNQDKCRLYASVEGLADAIVFGSGERTQSLLKILMPGQSAVSITQMGEISLSRCDCCSAFSVKSFQVGMLTPGKSNICEQPTVKPEESSSSGLSGGAIAGTVLSVFVAVLIVVIMLIVLISKRRTKEQVDAPFQYTKKSDEVSGNVYSS; via the exons ATGAAGTGGACGTTCGTCCTTGTACTCGTCTCTTCTCTAGCTTTCCTTTCCTTTGCTTCAGCACAGCTGGTTATCAACGAACTGAACGCAGACAATCCGGGCATCGACACTGCAGAATTTCTCGAGCTGTATGACGGCGGGAGAGGCAACACAGATCTCAGCAGCTACCAAGTTGTGCTTTTCAACGGAAATCTTCCAAATGACACTAGCTACGACGTTATTGACCTGCAAGGCAAGACAACCAACCAGCAAGGATATTTTTTGATTGGCTCTGCTGCGGTTTCCCCGCCGGTTGATCTAGTGGATTCAAACAACTTTCTACAGAATGGTGCAGACGCTGTGGCATTGTACAatacaacaatcaacaa GTTGGTAAAGGGTAACCCTCCAACCCAAGTTGGTCTCGTTGATGCCATTGTGTACAGTCGTTCCACTAGTGTAGATGTAGGTCTTGTCAACTTACTGACACCAGGACAGTCACAGCTACACGAGGATGACGATCATTTGGTTGGGAATGAAGACGAGTCTTTGAGTCGATGTCAGTGCTGTCAGACTCTCACTTCTTCTGTTTTCAG ACTCTCTCCCATTTCTCCTGGAGCGGAAAATAACTGCAGCACAGTATCACCCATGACAGCTACTTCAGTATCACCCATCAGTCCTACAGCTCAGATGCAGGCTAATTATACTGTTTGCAGGTCAGACATAATCATCAATGAAATTAATGCAGACACTTCAGGAGGTGGAGATGTCACTGAGTTTATAGAGCTTTATGATGGAGGGAAAGGAAATGTTGGTCTAGATGGTCATACTTTGGTTTTGTTTAATGGAAATGGAGACAAGTCGTATTTTACAGTCTCTCTAACCGGATATAAAACAGACAAGAATGGTTACTTTTTGCTCGGAGCATCAAGTTTTAACCCTGACATTGTCCTGAACAGGGACACTGTTCAAAATGGTCCTGATGGTGTTGCGTTGTATTTGGACTCACCTATTCGCTTTCCAAGTGGTACACTCCCTACAACTCATAGAATCGTTGATGCTGTTGTGTATGGAACACGAGATGCACCTGATACTGCACTAATTAATGCTCTGCTACAAAGTAACTATCAAGTAAATGAGGATTTTGCACATCATTCTGGAGAAGAGTCTATTAGTCGTTGTGGGAGTCAAGCTCAAGTTCATCCTGAATCATTTGTGTTGACACACCCAACTCCAAAACAGCCAAATGACTGCACGGGATCCCCAACTCCTAGATCTCCTTTTCCAGTAGTGACTCAAGTGTGTCAACCATTTGATCGTCAGACAGTGTTAAACACTTCAGCAGGGATATTTATCAGTGAGGTTATCACTGACCAGGAGACTTCTGGTGATATGGAATTTGTTGAGTTGTATGATGGTGGTAGGGGCAATGTGTCTTTGCAGGattatgtattgtatgttgttGATGGCAACTCTAGTCAAATTACATGCATTAAGTTGTCCAACTACCAGACCAGCGCGTCAGGCTTCTTTGTAATTGGAACCTCTGCAGTCAAGCCAACACCTTCGATTGTGTTGGATGTGCTGGACATTGATTCAGGAGCTGTTGCTTTGTATGCAGACCAAAAGTATTGTCGTTTATACTTGTCTGTGCAGAATCTGGTTGATGCGGTAGTATTTGGTTCTGGACCAAAAATTGACACTTTCTTGGGTATTCTTGTTCCTGGGTACAATGCAATCAAGTATAGTCCTTTAACTGGATGTTCTATCTCAAGAACTGAAAATGATATACCTTTGGACTTATTTTCATTTACTCTGCAATCTTCAACTCCTGGACAACTTAACGCTCGTCCTTTGTCTccaagtggtgtgtgtggaggTCCATCCTATCCATTTGTATTAATCAATGAAGTGAATGCTGATGATCCAGAGACTGACGATGTTGAGTTTCTTGAGTTGTATGATGGTGGAGTAGGCAATACCAGTCTAGATGGTTTAATTGTTGTCTTTTTTAATGGCAATGATGACAACGACGGTAGCTATTTGACCATTGATTTGAAAGGGAAGCAGACCAGCAGTAAAGGATTTTTCATCATTGGCATGCCACTTGTGACTCCAAAGCCAGATCTAGTCATCGATAACTCTTTCTTACAGAATGGTGTGGATGCAATCGGTATATATTATGCTCAAGCTAGCAG GTTTGTATATAAAACTGCACCCACTCGCATAGGATTGGTAGATGCAATAGTTTACAGTGCCAGAACGTTTCCAGATTATGATTTGGTGAATGCCCTTCTTCCTAATCAAACGCAGGTATATGAAAATCCTTTCTACATATACAATGGAGATGAAACCATCAGTCGTTGCCAATGctgccaaacaaacaatgcatcaGTTTACAG GATTGGTCGTCCAACTCCTGGTGCAGAGAATGATTGTAGTCTTTTGTCTCCTCCTGTGCCAACAGTTCGTCCCAATTTTGCTGCTTGTCAGTTCGACATTTTGCTTAATGAAATTAATGCCGATACACCTGGTAGTGATGATGCAGAATTTATTGAATTATACGATGGTGGGAGGGGAAATATCGCTTTGGATGGACTTGTGTTAGTTCTCTTCAACGGAAATTATGGAGACCGGTCTTATATGACTATTCCTCTGACAGGATACACAACTGACAGTGATGGTTACTTGTTGCTGGGAGCCACTCAGTACAATCCAGAGATAGTTGTACCTGCGAATACTGTTCAAAATGGACCGGATGGTATTGCACTTTATATTGACTCACCTAATGCTTTTCCACAGGATACAGTTGCTACTTCAAGAAACATTGTTGATGGTGTGGTGTATGGAACTAATGACAATACGGACTACTCACTGATAGTGGAGTTGCTTCCTACAATACATCAAGTGAACGAGGACTGGAATCATCATCCAGGCGAGGAATCTATCAGTCGTTGTTTAAGTCTAAAGCAGCTGCATCCACGGTCGTTCCAATTGTCTCGACCGACTCcaagacaggcaaacaactGCACAGGTCGTCCAACACCACCAACACCAGCACAAGTCACATTGTCCAACTGTACCCGTGCCAATCGTCAGTCGCTTATACAATCATCATATGGTATTGTAATCAGTGAAGTGAGAACAGCTACTGCAGGAATCATGGGATACATTGAATTGTATGATGGTGGCAAAGGCGGCATCCAATTGGATGGCACAGCAGTGTATGTGTTTAATGCTGACAGTATGCAAGTTACTCAGTGTTGGCTGTTGACTTCTGATGATGTCACCAATCCATCTGGACGTTATGTCTTGAACGTGAGTACGACCGAGGTTACAGCAGGTGCAGTAGCAATTTATGGCAATCAGGACAAGTGTCGTTTGTATGCATCAGTGGAAGGCTTGGCTGATGCCATAGTGTTTGGAAGTGGTGAGAGGACACAGTCCTTGCTGAAAATTTTGATGCCAGGACAGAGTGCAGTATCCATTACTCAGATGGGTGAGATCTCCTTATCGAGATGTGACTGTTGCTCAGCCTTTAGTGTGAAGTCATTTCAAGTAGGCATGCTAACGCCTGGAAAGAGTAACATATGTGAACAGCCAACTGTCAAGCCTGAAGAATCTTCTA GTTCAGGACTGTCAGGAGGTGCCATTGCTGGAACTgttctctctgtctttgtggCAGTGCTGATTGTAGTGATTATGTTGATTGTTTTGATCTCCAA GCGTCGTACAAAGGAGCAAGTGGATGCGCCGTTTCAGTATACCAAAAAGTCAGATGAAGTTTCAGGAAACGTTTACAGCAGCTAA